The DNA segment ATGCAAGTGCTGTACCGATAGTCATCATAATTACAGCCCATAATGGGTTACTTAAACCCCAGCCACTCCATTGATAAAAGGTTAAAACATAACTAATATTGGCAATTGTGGCGACACTGATCCACCCTAAATAAATAGAAATAGGTAGTCGACTCGCGACCAGATTATCTGTAGCCTTATAAGTGCCGTATAAAATAATAAGAGTGACAAGTAATGCAATCATTACTACAACTGTTAATAAAAAAGATTCATAATGCCACAAGTAAATCCATGCCATATTCAAAATAGAACTAATGATAAACAGAGTTGAGCGTTTTGCATAGGCAGCGTCATTTTGTGTACGCTTTTTCCACATGCCTACTACCCAAAAGATTAACATTAGATAAATGACAGACCAAATCGAAAATACGTATCCTGCTGGAGTAAATAAAACCGGAAGACGATTGGATATCTCACCTGTAGTTTGATTATTTAAAGGCAAGATATTAGCTAAAGCATTAACAGTAATTACACCGATTAGTGAGATTACCATAAGTGCGAAACGAACCATAGCATTCACCTCCTATACTGTAGTATAACGTCATGTAACGATAACATCAATTTCCAATTTACCGAAAATTTCTGTAAAATAAGAGACAGAAGAATGGGGGGAGTTGTATGAACATTCGTTTAAATGAATTACTTATGGACCAACAATATGAGAATAAGAAAAAATACAACAAAGAATTAAAACAGCTCCAATTCGACATGTTAAACGTTCAGCAACATTTATTCAACGAAAAAGTGGGTCTTGTGCTCGTTTTTGAAGGGATGGATGCAGCTGGAAAAGGGGGGGCGATTAAAAGATTATCGGAAAGGTTGGATCCCCGAGGACTTAGAGTTCACCCGATAGCTGCTCCTCAACCACATGAATTAAGATTCCATTACCTTCAACGTTTTTGGAGGAAGCTTCCGCAACACGGACAAATTAGTATCTTTGATCGTTCTTGGTATGGACGAGTATTAGTAGAACGTATCGAAGGATTTGCAACAAAGCCACAATGGAAACGAGCTTATAAAGAAATAACTGATTTTGAAAAAATGCTGACGGATGAATCATACATCGTGGTAAAATGCTGGTTGCATATAACACAAGACGAACAGTTAAAACGTTTTGAAGAACGACGTATTGATCCAAATAAACAGTGGAAACTAACGGATGAAGATTGGCGTAATCGTGAAAAATGGACAAGTTATATAGAAGCGGCTGAGGAAATGTTTGAAAAAACAAACATTAATTATGCTCCGTGGATTGTTGTGGAAGCAAATGATAAAAAATATGCACGAATAGTTGTTTTAAAAAGAATTCTAGAACATATTATGCAAGTATGTGTGGAAAAAGGCATACCTGTTAACTCACATCATGATGTTTCGCAAGGCGAAGATGCATGATATAATTACGGAGTATTTTCAGAAAAATTAGAAATAACTGGAGGGTAACATATTGACTACCAAAACATACTCTGAAGTTTGGAATTTAGACGTATTTTTTAAAGGGGGAAGTTCATCACCTGAGCTTCGAGAGCACTTAAATACTTTATCTGTAAAATTAGATACATTTCAACAAAGGTTATCAACATTTGAAGTGCCACAAGGTGAAACAGACTCTAATAAAATTTTCTCTATTATTGAGGAAACGAAAGAGATAGCTGAAAATTTATCGCAAGCTGGAGCAGTAATTGGTTGCTATTTAGCACAAGATACGTTGGATAAACAAGCCAATTTATTACAAGGGGAAATGGGCTCTTTAGGTGCTCGTTTTTCTTCATCCATGTTAGTAGTTCAGCAACAATTATCAAAAACAGAAGATAGCGTTTGGGTTTCCTTAATGGAAAATAATCAATTAATAAAATTTGCTTTTGTTTTAAATGAATGGAGAGATGAAGCAAAAGAATTGCTGACAGAGAAAGAAGAAGACATGATCACCGCTCTTAGTGTAGATGGCTATCACGGCTGGAGCCAACTATATGATGTATTAGTAGGTGACGTGAGAGTTCGTGTCACGGTTGATGGCGAAGAAAAAGAGTTTTCTGTAGGTCAAGCAAGTAATTTAAGTTCACATTCTGATGCATCGGTCAGAAAAGAGTCATTTGACGCACTTGAACATTCCTGGACAGAAAAAGAAGAGTTCTTTGCAAAAACATTAAATCATA comes from the Paenisporosarcina antarctica genome and includes:
- a CDS encoding polyphosphate kinase 2 family protein, coding for MNIRLNELLMDQQYENKKKYNKELKQLQFDMLNVQQHLFNEKVGLVLVFEGMDAAGKGGAIKRLSERLDPRGLRVHPIAAPQPHELRFHYLQRFWRKLPQHGQISIFDRSWYGRVLVERIEGFATKPQWKRAYKEITDFEKMLTDESYIVVKCWLHITQDEQLKRFEERRIDPNKQWKLTDEDWRNREKWTSYIEAAEEMFEKTNINYAPWIVVEANDKKYARIVVLKRILEHIMQVCVEKGIPVNSHHDVSQGEDA
- a CDS encoding tryptophan-rich sensory protein, which produces MVRFALMVISLIGVITVNALANILPLNNQTTGEISNRLPVLFTPAGYVFSIWSVIYLMLIFWVVGMWKKRTQNDAAYAKRSTLFIISSILNMAWIYLWHYESFLLTVVVMIALLVTLIILYGTYKATDNLVASRLPISIYLGWISVATIANISYVLTFYQWSGWGLSNPLWAVIMMTIGTALALHIRYHHFDIAYVLVFIWAFIGIAVRNGLEELLVSTAAFFLSAVMLSGILFIKKRPTARS